In Caldicellulosiruptor morganii, the following proteins share a genomic window:
- a CDS encoding ferritin: MKSEKIIDMLNEQLNRELFSAYFYTAMEAYFASQNLDGFAHFFNVQTKEELDHARLIFDYINKIGGRVILKELKQPKIDYSSPTEVFELALAHEQFITSSIHEIAKAAFEEKDLTTHNFLQWFISEQAEEEETMDKILRKLKFIKEDPSGLLFLDKELSTRVYTPPSIMQAE, encoded by the coding sequence ATGAAGAGTGAGAAAATAATTGATATGCTCAATGAACAACTCAACAGAGAACTTTTTTCTGCTTATTTTTACACAGCAATGGAAGCTTATTTTGCTTCACAAAACTTAGATGGTTTTGCACACTTTTTCAATGTCCAGACAAAAGAAGAATTAGACCATGCAAGGCTGATTTTTGACTACATCAACAAAATTGGTGGAAGGGTTATTCTCAAAGAATTAAAGCAACCAAAAATAGACTACTCATCCCCTACAGAAGTGTTCGAGTTAGCGCTTGCTCATGAGCAGTTTATAACATCCTCCATACATGAAATAGCTAAAGCTGCTTTTGAGGAAAAAGACCTCACAACGCACAACTTCCTGCAGTGGTTTATAAGCGAGCAGGCAGAGGAAGAGGAAACAATGGATAAAATTTTGAGAAAGCTCAAATTTATCAAAGAAGACCCGAGCGGACTTTTGTTTTTGGACAAAGAATTATCAACAAGAGTATACACTCCGCCTTCAATAATGCAGGCAGAGTAA
- a CDS encoding FmdB family zinc ribbon protein — translation MYYTFICNKCEEVFEINASISEISNGLKVICPKCSSDDVRRDYSRINFGISAANSSNTQSCSSCSGNRGCCGS, via the coding sequence ATGTACTACACGTTTATCTGCAATAAATGTGAAGAGGTTTTCGAAATAAATGCTTCTATTTCAGAGATTTCAAATGGTTTAAAAGTAATTTGTCCCAAGTGTTCTTCAGATGATGTAAGAAGAGATTATTCCAGAATAAATTTCGGAATATCTGCGGCAAATAGCTCAAATACCCAGAGTTGCAGCAGCTGCTCAGGAAACAGAGGCTGCTGTGGAAGTTAA
- a CDS encoding Rossmann-like and DUF2520 domain-containing protein, protein MRVGFYGASRAGISLGLYFVSKGIEVAGFYNRTYEKAKEAANLTCTRAFQNAKELVKACDIVFLSVSDSAIEEVSKNLEQEISKEKIFAHLSGALPSSAIMVPCKGRFSLHPVQTLRGKVEDIQRLSQAVFSLEGDETGFEAGKIILQKLGNKYIELKKEDKIKYHLAATVASNYLVSLLNFSYNIYRDLKLPDDVIFSMIGPLAKASLENFLNDRLNSLTGPAARGDISTLEKHYMVLSEHQKDTLLELLKLTLELIKERGQFDVFEKLKDFIESKGGRFEL, encoded by the coding sequence ATGAGAGTTGGTTTTTATGGCGCATCAAGAGCAGGAATTTCTCTTGGCTTGTACTTTGTAAGCAAGGGAATTGAAGTTGCAGGATTTTACAACCGAACGTATGAAAAAGCCAAAGAAGCAGCAAATTTGACATGCACAAGGGCTTTTCAGAATGCAAAGGAACTTGTTAAAGCCTGCGATATAGTTTTTCTGAGCGTATCTGACTCTGCTATTGAAGAGGTTTCAAAAAACCTTGAGCAGGAGATTTCAAAAGAAAAGATTTTTGCTCATCTTTCGGGGGCATTGCCATCAAGTGCAATAATGGTGCCCTGCAAAGGAAGATTTTCTCTTCATCCAGTGCAGACATTGAGAGGAAAAGTAGAAGATATTCAGAGACTAAGCCAGGCTGTGTTCTCGTTAGAAGGCGATGAAACAGGATTTGAGGCTGGTAAGATAATACTTCAAAAATTGGGGAATAAATATATAGAGCTTAAAAAAGAAGATAAAATAAAATATCACCTTGCTGCCACAGTTGCTTCAAACTATTTAGTTTCACTTTTGAACTTTTCATATAACATTTACAGAGATTTAAAGCTTCCTGATGATGTTATATTTTCAATGATAGGTCCGCTTGCAAAAGCATCGCTTGAAAATTTCTTGAATGATAGGCTTAACTCCCTTACTGGTCCTGCAGCAAGAGGAGATATATCCACCCTGGAGAAGCATTATATGGTACTTTCTGAGCATCAGAAAGATACGCTACTGGAGCTGTTGAAACTGACACTGGAACTTATAAAAGAAAGAGGACAATTTGATGTTTTTGAAAAATTAAAAGATTTTATTGAATCGAAAGGTGGGAGATTTGAGTTATGA
- the panC gene encoding pantoate--beta-alanine ligase — translation MDVIRTIQEMKNVVKNLKNQGKTIGFVPTMGYLHEGHLSLVRRSKSENDITIMSIFVNPIQFGPNEDYDRYPRDFERDRSLAEKEGVDYIFYPSVQEMYPDGFKTVVSVKKITEIMCGRSRPGHFDGVATVVLKLFNIVNPDRAYFGQKDAQQLAVIKQMVKDLNLDIEIVPCPIVREADGLAMSSRNVYLSEQERKSATVLYRALTLAKDLIERGERNTLKLKKVMEDLILNEKHTKIDYIEFVDYETFEIITKIEGKVLIALAVFVGTTRLIDNIIVEVCNS, via the coding sequence ATGGATGTTATCAGAACAATTCAGGAAATGAAAAATGTTGTAAAAAACCTTAAAAACCAGGGCAAAACAATAGGATTTGTTCCAACAATGGGATATCTGCATGAAGGACATTTGAGCCTGGTCAGGAGATCAAAGAGTGAAAATGACATAACAATTATGAGTATTTTTGTAAATCCAATTCAATTTGGACCGAATGAAGATTATGATAGATACCCTCGTGATTTTGAGAGAGATAGGAGTTTGGCTGAGAAGGAAGGAGTGGACTATATATTTTATCCATCTGTGCAGGAGATGTATCCGGATGGCTTTAAAACGGTTGTTTCTGTAAAGAAAATAACAGAGATTATGTGTGGAAGGTCAAGACCGGGACACTTTGATGGCGTTGCAACTGTTGTTCTTAAACTTTTTAATATTGTGAATCCTGACAGAGCATATTTTGGGCAAAAGGATGCACAGCAGCTTGCTGTAATTAAGCAGATGGTAAAAGACCTTAATCTGGATATTGAGATTGTTCCATGTCCAATTGTGCGCGAGGCAGATGGACTTGCAATGAGCTCGCGAAACGTATATCTTTCTGAGCAAGAGAGGAAATCAGCAACAGTTTTATACAGGGCTCTGACTCTGGCAAAGGATTTAATTGAGAGGGGAGAAAGGAATACTTTAAAACTGAAGAAAGTAATGGAAGATTTGATTTTAAATGAAAAACACACAAAAATTGACTATATTGAGTTTGTGGATTATGAAACATTTGAGATAATTACAAAGATTGAAGGAAAAGTGCTGATAGCATTGGCAGTGTTT
- the panB gene encoding 3-methyl-2-oxobutanoate hydroxymethyltransferase: protein MNRVTTKVLMEKKQRGEKITMLTAYDYTFAKLFDSCMVDILLVGDSLGMVILGYDSTIPVTMDDMEHHVKAVARGTKYAMVVADMPFLSYHTTPEEAVKNAGRLIRAGAYAVKMEGCDDVLDKIEAVLKAQIPVMGHLGLTPQSVNVFGGYDLRAKEEEEAKKLIEDAKKLEKAGVFAIVLEKVPAMVAKQVQESVKIPVIGIGAGPYCDGQVLVCYDMLGMYEDFKPRFVKRYAEIGSAIKDAVSRYIDEVKKGEFPGKEHSY, encoded by the coding sequence ATGAACAGGGTTACAACAAAAGTGCTGATGGAGAAAAAACAGAGAGGCGAGAAGATTACCATGCTCACAGCATACGACTACACATTTGCAAAGCTATTTGATAGCTGTATGGTGGACATTTTGCTTGTTGGTGATTCACTTGGCATGGTTATTCTTGGATATGATTCAACTATTCCGGTTACAATGGATGATATGGAACACCATGTAAAGGCTGTTGCAAGGGGCACAAAATATGCAATGGTTGTTGCAGACATGCCATTTTTGTCCTATCATACAACGCCTGAAGAAGCTGTTAAAAATGCTGGGAGGCTCATTAGGGCTGGTGCATACGCAGTGAAAATGGAAGGCTGTGATGATGTTTTGGACAAAATAGAAGCTGTACTAAAAGCCCAGATTCCTGTTATGGGGCATTTGGGCCTCACTCCTCAATCTGTGAATGTATTTGGTGGCTATGACCTTCGTGCAAAAGAGGAAGAAGAAGCAAAGAAGTTGATAGAGGATGCAAAAAAACTTGAAAAAGCAGGTGTTTTTGCAATTGTACTCGAAAAAGTCCCGGCAATGGTTGCAAAGCAGGTACAGGAAAGCGTAAAAATACCTGTAATTGGTATTGGGGCTGGACCCTATTGTGATGGGCAGGTACTTGTGTGTTATGATATGCTTGGTATGTATGAGGACTTCAAGCCCAGGTTTGTAAAAAGATATGCTGAGATTGGCAGTGCAATTAAAGATGCCGTTTCCAGGTATATCGATGAGGTGAAAAAAGGAGAATTTCCAGGAAAGGAGCATAGTTACTGA